A stretch of the Poseidonibacter parvus genome encodes the following:
- the fliS gene encoding flagellar export chaperone FliS, which produces MGIEAYNQQNAVSDDPYVLVLKLYEGVIKYLSFVKSSIEDGNIEAKFTYINKSIAIFDELRNVLDFDGGDVAYYLDGLYLYQIETLFAAGVDDNINSINQVMKVTQGLIDAWKDETGL; this is translated from the coding sequence ATGGGAATAGAAGCTTATAATCAACAAAATGCAGTATCAGATGATCCTTATGTTTTAGTTTTAAAACTTTATGAAGGTGTTATTAAATATTTGTCTTTTGTTAAAAGTTCAATTGAAGATGGAAATATTGAAGCTAAATTTACATATATAAATAAATCTATTGCAATATTTGATGAGTTAAGAAATGTTCTTGATTTTGATGGCGGAGATGTTGCTTATTATCTTGATGGTTTATATCTTTACCAAATAGAAACACTTTTTGCAGCTGGAGTTGATGATAATATAAACTCTATAAACCAAGTAATGAAAGTTACTCAAGGATTGATTGACGCATGGAAAGACGAAACAGGTCTATAG
- the fliM gene encoding flagellar motor switch protein FliM, which yields MAEFLSQDEIDALLDIAEQGEDIDSSPMEKVLSKEKNYSIYDFKKPNRISGEQFKAFSAIHDKMLRDFITDLSAMLRKIVDVKLYSIEQMTYGEFILSIPQITSLNTLSIKPMEGRIVIECNPGISHKIIAELLGSGAVNTSDNLDRELTEIEIEIFDHFYEMFIKNLYKTWAEISTLNFKTESRDTNANAIQIISDHEIVLLVVLEITIDEESGFLSICYPISYIEPLLNKIVEKVFSEGKNRKSSRKKDITTLISGAKMNVESIMAETELSAEDILNLKVDDVIVFNKNATSSSNKIYINKKEKFLSLSGISNNRKAIQIQSNLDKEKQETLEILRVMREERIVKAAEKSSNIKKLLEDRTSKKA from the coding sequence ATGGCAGAATTTTTAAGTCAAGATGAAATTGATGCCCTTTTAGATATTGCCGAGCAAGGTGAAGACATTGATTCTTCTCCAATGGAGAAGGTATTATCAAAAGAAAAAAACTATTCTATTTACGATTTTAAAAAACCTAATCGTATCTCAGGGGAGCAGTTTAAAGCCTTTTCAGCAATTCACGATAAAATGCTAAGAGATTTTATTACTGATCTTTCCGCAATGCTTAGAAAAATTGTTGATGTGAAACTCTACTCAATTGAGCAGATGACTTATGGGGAATTTATACTATCAATTCCACAAATTACATCGTTAAATACACTTTCTATTAAACCTATGGAAGGAAGAATTGTAATCGAGTGTAACCCTGGTATTTCACATAAGATTATTGCAGAATTACTAGGTTCTGGAGCTGTAAATACAAGTGATAATCTTGATAGAGAATTAACAGAAATTGAGATTGAGATTTTTGATCATTTTTATGAAATGTTTATAAAAAATTTATATAAAACGTGGGCTGAGATTTCAACTTTAAACTTTAAAACAGAATCTAGAGATACGAATGCGAATGCCATTCAAATTATCTCTGATCATGAAATTGTTTTACTTGTAGTTTTAGAAATAACTATCGATGAAGAATCAGGTTTCTTATCAATTTGTTATCCAATCTCTTATATTGAACCTTTATTAAATAAAATTGTTGAGAAAGTATTTTCTGAAGGTAAAAATAGAAAATCTTCTAGAAAAAAAGATATTACAACTTTAATATCAGGTGCTAAAATGAATGTAGAATCTATTATGGCTGAAACTGAATTAAGCGCAGAAGATATTTTAAATTTAAAAGTTGATGATGTAATTGTTTTTAATAAAAATGCAACCTCTTCTTCAAATAAAATTTATATAAATAAAAAAGAGAAGTTTTTATCATTATCGGGTATTTCTAATAATAGAAAAGCTATTCAAATACAGTCTAATCTTGATAAAGAAAAACAAGAAACATTAGAAATATTAAGAGTTATGAGAGAAGAAAGAATTGTAAAAGCTGCAGAAAAATCTTCAAATATTAAAAAACTTCTTGAAGATAGAACATCGAAAAAAGCTTAA
- a CDS encoding flagellar basal body-associated FliL family protein has product MAEEENKEETKSSGGGKGMIIVLIALVVILLLAVAGGAYFLYSQGMFSPKDGQNQEEMVKKEEAGDSKETFKANIDDLVLNITNAKGKEKLMKLSFAVKSVEPTIAALVEEYRAEIIDVVIAQISARSSEELLTVGGKALLKEELLEEINAIVNEMTSNNEEVKANNIKKILFTTFVIK; this is encoded by the coding sequence ATGGCTGAAGAAGAAAATAAAGAAGAAACAAAAAGTTCAGGTGGAGGAAAAGGAATGATTATTGTTCTAATTGCACTTGTCGTAATCTTATTATTAGCAGTTGCCGGTGGAGCTTACTTCTTATATTCTCAAGGTATGTTTTCACCTAAAGATGGACAAAATCAAGAAGAAATGGTTAAGAAAGAAGAAGCTGGAGATTCAAAAGAAACATTTAAAGCTAATATTGATGATCTAGTATTAAATATCACTAATGCAAAAGGAAAAGAAAAACTAATGAAATTATCTTTTGCTGTAAAAAGTGTAGAACCTACAATTGCAGCATTAGTTGAAGAGTATAGAGCAGAAATCATTGATGTTGTTATTGCTCAAATTAGTGCTAGAAGTTCTGAAGAACTATTAACTGTTGGTGGAAAAGCATTACTAAAAGAAGAGCTTTTAGAAGAGATAAACGCTATAGTTAATGAAATGACATCAAATAATGAAGAAGTGAAAGCAAATAATATTAAAAAGATATTATTTACAACTTTTGTAATAAAATAG
- the fliD gene encoding flagellar filament capping protein FliD, with the protein MAEGILGLGSGQAATLDQELIDKLKTAERAATVEPIETSIEDIASENEVFTTIDDKVNEFLEAVKVFDLFVTGGTTAFDEKTATASGSSVTFDAADVSSLNTGITTVNITSLAQKDVYQSNAITETEKDAAITGMGDLTINGETFATEGKTYQELADKIDASDDINASIEQVGSDSFRLVLKSNESGIDNALSISGVAAADDKFGFNKTEDIDDGNGGTVSVSVNHTLVAQNMEATVDGVSYSVSSNSLEVDGLSITATETGTSSINITKDNTTVESSMNEFITQYNGLVALIEDEVYSADSFIEDKSALRDIISQIKDKLFGTYGEDSDKSVFNYGFELDSTGVLSLDSTAFNNALDEDPDLMKSIFIGTAENEGMGTQLKALIDDMGYTDGVIGLYESSLLSREEILNDDLEEAEETLDDKYSALSAQFASYAAIITLYETSFSGLESIIAEAYSD; encoded by the coding sequence ATGGCTGAAGGTATTTTAGGTTTAGGTTCAGGACAAGCTGCTACTCTAGATCAAGAATTAATTGATAAACTAAAAACAGCAGAAAGGGCAGCAACTGTTGAACCAATAGAAACAAGTATTGAAGATATTGCAAGTGAAAATGAAGTTTTTACTACAATTGATGATAAAGTTAATGAATTTCTTGAAGCTGTAAAAGTATTTGACTTATTTGTAACTGGTGGGACTACGGCATTTGATGAAAAAACAGCAACAGCTTCAGGTAGTTCAGTTACATTTGATGCTGCAGATGTTTCTTCATTAAACACAGGAATTACAACTGTTAATATCACATCTTTGGCACAAAAAGATGTATATCAATCAAATGCAATTACTGAAACAGAAAAAGATGCAGCTATTACAGGAATGGGAGATTTAACTATTAATGGTGAAACTTTTGCCACTGAAGGAAAAACTTATCAAGAATTAGCAGATAAAATTGATGCAAGTGATGATATAAATGCATCAATAGAACAAGTTGGTAGTGATTCTTTCAGGTTAGTTTTAAAAAGTAATGAATCAGGAATTGATAATGCACTTTCAATTTCAGGTGTTGCGGCGGCTGATGATAAATTTGGATTTAATAAAACTGAGGATATTGATGATGGTAATGGAGGGACGGTTTCTGTTTCCGTTAATCATACATTAGTAGCACAAAATATGGAAGCAACAGTTGATGGTGTTTCATATAGTGTTTCTTCAAATAGTTTGGAAGTTGATGGTTTAAGTATTACTGCAACTGAAACAGGAACATCTAGTATAAATATTACAAAAGATAATACAACTGTTGAAAGTAGCATGAATGAATTTATTACACAATACAATGGACTTGTTGCTTTAATTGAAGATGAAGTTTATTCTGCTGATTCTTTTATTGAAGATAAATCTGCACTTAGAGATATTATTTCTCAAATAAAAGATAAGTTATTTGGAACTTATGGGGAAGATTCTGATAAATCAGTTTTTAATTATGGTTTTGAATTAGATAGTACTGGAGTGCTTTCTTTAGATTCTACTGCGTTTAATAATGCACTTGATGAAGACCCAGATTTAATGAAAAGTATTTTTATTGGAACTGCTGAGAATGAAGGTATGGGAACACAACTAAAAGCACTAATTGATGATATGGGTTATACAGATGGAGTAATAGGGTTATATGAATCTTCATTATTATCCAGAGAAGAGATTTTAAATGATGATTTAGAAGAAGCTGAAGAAACTTTAGATGATAAATATTCTGCATTATCTGCACAATTTGCATCTTATGCTGCAATTATTACATTATATGAAACATCATTTTCAGGTTTAGAATCAATAATAGCAGAGGCATATTCTGACTAG
- a CDS encoding P-II family nitrogen regulator, translated as MKKIEAVIKPFKLEDVKDALTEAGITGMTVSDVKGYGRQQGHSELYRGAEYVVDFLPKIKLELIVAEADVDSTIKLITDSAKTGKIGDGKIFVSAIEKIVRIRTGEEDEEAI; from the coding sequence TTGAAAAAAATCGAAGCAGTAATAAAACCATTTAAACTAGAAGACGTAAAAGATGCCTTAACAGAAGCTGGAATCACTGGTATGACAGTATCTGATGTAAAAGGTTATGGTAGACAACAAGGTCACTCTGAGTTATATAGAGGGGCAGAATATGTAGTTGATTTTTTACCAAAAATTAAATTAGAATTAATTGTAGCAGAAGCTGATGTAGATAGTACAATTAAATTAATTACTGATTCAGCGAAAACTGGAAAAATCGGTGATGGTAAAATATTTGTTTCTGCAATTGAAAAAATTGTAAGAATCAGAACTGGTGAAGAAGATGAGGAAGCTATTTAA
- a CDS encoding flagellar biosynthetic protein FliQ, with protein sequence MDLIGIAENTVKIILILGLPSLLVSMVIGLVISIFQAVTQVSDASLSFVPKVIFVSGFILISLPWIGDHIETYTKDLWDLILVFGN encoded by the coding sequence GTGGATTTAATTGGTATTGCTGAGAACACTGTAAAGATTATTTTAATTCTAGGATTACCTTCATTACTTGTTAGTATGGTAATTGGATTAGTGATTTCAATTTTTCAAGCAGTAACACAAGTTAGTGATGCTTCATTAAGTTTTGTTCCAAAAGTAATATTTGTATCAGGGTTTATTTTAATATCTCTTCCTTGGATTGGAGACCATATTGAAACTTATACTAAAGACTTATGGGACTTAATACTAGTTTTTGGTAATTAA
- a CDS encoding flagellar basal body P-ring protein FlgI, giving the protein MKYFLLVLIFFSSLYSQTVKDISNIIGIRDNQLIGYGLVVGLAGTGDKSKFTMQSLQNLLRNSYIKIPATSISSKNIAAVMVTGTLPPFSRQGDKIKIKVSTIGDAKSVDHGELLITQLKGVDGKVYALAQGTIVATNNNTTTGFIYDGATVENEINYNLQEEDSITLSLYKSSAKNADLIETKINKKFGRKLARAVDTRTIKVNKPKEISIIKFISMVENIPLSSDFKKKIIIDMNRESIIAGADIEISPVTIARDSFTIRIKKTALTDNQWVDPKQNKGVDIGDDVKIADKPVIDINNAMINTKKTPTVSDLVRSMKVMNLPMTEIIDTLKMIKEMGAIDVEFEIRG; this is encoded by the coding sequence TTGAAGTATTTTTTATTAGTATTAATTTTCTTTTCATCTTTATACTCACAAACAGTAAAAGACATTTCAAATATCATTGGAATAAGAGACAATCAACTTATTGGATATGGTTTAGTTGTTGGTCTTGCTGGTACTGGTGATAAATCAAAATTCACTATGCAATCTTTACAAAATTTACTACGTAATTCATATATCAAAATTCCTGCAACTTCTATTTCTTCAAAAAATATTGCAGCTGTTATGGTTACGGGAACCTTGCCTCCTTTTTCTAGACAAGGAGATAAAATAAAAATAAAAGTATCTACAATAGGTGATGCTAAATCTGTTGATCATGGTGAACTTTTAATCACACAATTAAAAGGTGTGGATGGTAAAGTATATGCTTTAGCACAAGGTACAATTGTAGCAACAAATAATAATACAACTACAGGTTTTATCTATGATGGTGCAACAGTAGAAAATGAGATCAATTATAATTTACAAGAGGAAGACTCAATTACATTAAGTTTATATAAAAGTTCTGCAAAAAATGCAGATCTAATTGAAACTAAAATCAATAAAAAATTTGGAAGAAAACTTGCACGAGCAGTTGATACTAGAACTATCAAAGTAAATAAACCAAAAGAAATATCTATAATCAAGTTTATATCTATGGTTGAGAATATTCCCTTAAGTTCTGATTTTAAAAAGAAAATAATTATTGATATGAATAGAGAATCAATTATTGCTGGTGCAGATATTGAAATATCACCTGTTACAATTGCTAGAGATTCTTTTACAATAAGAATTAAAAAAACTGCACTTACTGATAACCAATGGGTTGATCCTAAACAAAATAAAGGTGTAGATATTGGTGATGATGTTAAAATTGCAGATAAACCTGTAATTGATATTAATAATGCAATGATAAATACGAAAAAAACACCAACTGTTTCAGATTTAGTTAGATCTATGAAGGTAATGAACTTACCAATGACTGAAATAATAGATACTCTTAAAATGATAAAAGAGATGGGTGCTATTGATGTTGAATTTGAGATAAGAGGATAA
- the pyrC gene encoding dihydroorotase, which translates to MSSLTTFEINEPLDMHLHLRDGDMLKLVGPLTSNTFTGALIMPNLVPPITTKEALLSYKDRIKEACKDDIFDPHVTLFFKDDYSYEFLENIKDDIIGIKLYPAGITTNSETGVSSMDVEVLRPTLESMSKLGIPFCVHGETNGFVMDREREFMPIYESIAQAFPDLKIIMEHITTKDAVELLEKYDNLHATVTLQHLLITLDDVAGGMLQPHLFCKPIAKRPEDRSALLNAALKAHPKLMFGSDSAPHPKHKKESCGCAAGVFTSPIALQVLVELFEEHNCLDNLNDFVSLNAQRVYNLKPKKKTIKLVKKDFVVPAIYEYKNENVVPMYANETLAWSIEKS; encoded by the coding sequence ATGAGTAGTTTAACTACTTTTGAAATAAATGAACCTTTAGATATGCACCTTCACTTACGTGATGGTGACATGTTAAAATTAGTGGGACCTTTAACTTCAAATACTTTTACAGGTGCTTTAATAATGCCTAACTTAGTACCTCCTATTACTACTAAAGAAGCATTACTATCTTATAAAGATAGAATTAAAGAAGCATGTAAAGATGATATTTTTGATCCACATGTTACTTTATTTTTTAAAGATGATTACTCATATGAGTTTTTGGAAAATATAAAAGATGATATTATTGGAATTAAACTTTATCCTGCAGGAATTACAACTAATTCTGAAACAGGTGTTTCATCTATGGATGTAGAAGTTTTAAGACCAACTTTAGAATCAATGAGTAAATTAGGTATTCCTTTTTGTGTTCATGGAGAAACTAATGGTTTTGTAATGGATAGAGAAAGAGAGTTTATGCCAATTTATGAATCAATTGCACAAGCTTTTCCTGATTTAAAAATCATAATGGAGCATATTACTACAAAAGATGCAGTTGAATTACTTGAAAAGTATGATAATTTACATGCAACTGTAACTTTACAACATTTACTTATTACTTTAGATGATGTTGCAGGTGGAATGCTTCAACCGCATTTATTTTGTAAGCCAATTGCAAAAAGACCTGAAGATAGATCTGCTTTATTAAATGCAGCACTTAAAGCTCATCCAAAGCTAATGTTTGGAAGTGATTCAGCTCCTCATCCTAAGCATAAAAAAGAATCTTGTGGTTGTGCAGCTGGAGTTTTTACTTCTCCAATAGCTTTACAGGTATTAGTTGAGTTATTTGAAGAACATAATTGTTTAGATAATTTAAATGATTTTGTGTCTTTAAATGCGCAAAGAGTTTATAATTTAAAGCCAAAGAAAAAAACTATAAAGTTAGTAAAAAAAGATTTCGTAGTTCCTGCAATTTATGAATATAAAAATGAAAATGTAGTACCTATGTATGCTAATGAAACATTAGCTTGGAGCATTGAAAAAAGTTAA
- a CDS encoding flagellar basal body L-ring protein FlgH: protein MKNSILILIIAVFFTACGITEKQEISFNKPKIQIPKKQPAPKNNKGSLYSMQGASLFADKKDLQVGDIIQINISESLSSDSTNSRELSSSRDSNLGGGILASTGTNSLNGTVSSLANKLNGTLGVGFSTNSSSSDSGEATSSFDETFETVISAIIEETYQNGNYFIKGSKELLIDGQKQEIIVSGVIRPYDITSDNSIESSQMANLKVLYDKEGEEADIMETPWGTKIIRAIWPF from the coding sequence ATGAAAAATAGTATACTGATATTAATAATCGCAGTATTTTTTACTGCATGTGGAATAACTGAAAAACAAGAAATAAGTTTTAATAAACCCAAAATACAAATCCCTAAAAAACAGCCAGCACCTAAAAATAATAAAGGTTCTTTGTATTCTATGCAAGGTGCTTCATTATTTGCAGATAAAAAAGATCTTCAAGTTGGTGATATTATCCAAATCAATATTAGTGAGTCTTTATCTTCAGATTCTACTAATTCAAGAGAATTATCAAGTAGTAGAGATAGTAATCTTGGTGGTGGGATATTAGCAAGTACTGGAACAAATAGTTTAAACGGGACAGTTAGTAGCTTAGCTAACAAGTTAAATGGTACATTAGGTGTGGGCTTTAGTACTAATAGTTCTTCTTCAGATTCAGGTGAAGCTACATCCTCATTTGATGAAACATTTGAGACTGTAATTTCTGCAATAATTGAAGAAACATACCAAAATGGTAATTATTTTATTAAAGGTTCAAAAGAGTTACTAATAGATGGGCAAAAGCAAGAAATAATTGTAAGTGGTGTAATTAGACCTTACGATATTACTTCTGATAACTCTATAGAATCTTCTCAAATGGCTAATTTAAAAGTTCTTTACGATAAAGAAGGTGAAGAAGCTGATATCATGGAAACACCATGGGGAACAAAAATAATAAGAGCAATTTGGCCATTTTAA
- a CDS encoding flagellar hook-associated protein FlgK — MLGTLNVSQSGLKAAQTAVENVSNNIANENTEGYKKRVVQLSELEQSDSRVTGRGVSSSTAYRITSQYMYENILSENSKVNQYDKLSSTLGNIESIFQETDTSGFSADLNRYLQAVENLRSNPNSEVYETTLKNEGNTLVESLQNIYSDIEKQQSLEAEDLSANVSTINDILQEIGEVNQKMGQYNTSSNDLLDKRDQLEKELSMYVDIDVSTQNGEYELKIAGTTAVRYSTNVRALEIEEEKTPQIDKYVQDDGSNLAITFDIGDEITYKINNEFEVSITYGESFTADLNNDGTETTQTVDGSNYIRALSDKINETTGIGNLVKAYNGNYETDSNGDKTELYPNQDNFLLIESKVDGPDGNFEGRITVVKNDASGTIAESRSNYFADEDYSSESESRTFLSIYDSEITVKSGILKPQLDNLDSTSYNNKIQDYKDKLDSFAQTLSDLTDAYIKDGDDYIYGDTSIDGSASTYSDSEINQLNLFSGGSVMTLKFNENNVNDLEQEDLDYLATLQWKKDISFTGEEQDSTNSSVASLSEFFQDIRINVSSDKESNEFLLTTQETIQQSLENTYNELTKVDSDEEMINLIKFQAAYSANAKIITAIDEMLQVLLGLKR, encoded by the coding sequence ATGCTAGGTACATTAAATGTTTCACAGTCAGGGCTAAAAGCTGCACAAACAGCTGTTGAAAATGTATCAAATAATATTGCTAATGAGAATACTGAAGGATACAAAAAAAGAGTTGTTCAGCTTAGTGAATTAGAACAAAGTGATAGTAGAGTAACAGGACGAGGTGTTAGTTCAAGTACTGCTTATAGAATTACATCTCAATATATGTATGAAAATATTCTATCTGAAAACTCTAAAGTAAACCAATATGATAAACTGTCTTCTACTTTAGGCAATATTGAATCAATATTCCAAGAAACTGACACTAGTGGATTTTCTGCAGATTTAAATCGTTATTTACAAGCAGTTGAAAATTTACGTAGTAATCCAAATTCGGAAGTTTATGAAACAACTTTAAAGAATGAAGGAAATACTTTAGTTGAGTCATTACAAAATATTTATTCTGATATTGAAAAGCAACAATCTTTGGAAGCAGAAGATTTAAGTGCAAATGTTTCAACAATAAATGACATTCTTCAAGAAATTGGTGAAGTAAATCAAAAAATGGGACAGTATAACACTTCTTCAAATGATCTTTTAGATAAAAGAGACCAACTTGAAAAAGAATTATCAATGTATGTTGATATTGATGTTAGTACTCAAAATGGAGAATATGAACTAAAAATAGCAGGAACAACTGCTGTTAGATATAGTACAAACGTAAGAGCTCTTGAAATAGAAGAAGAAAAAACTCCTCAAATTGATAAGTATGTACAAGACGATGGTTCAAATCTTGCTATCACTTTTGACATTGGTGATGAAATTACTTATAAAATTAATAATGAATTTGAAGTTAGTATCACATATGGAGAATCTTTTACTGCTGATTTGAATAATGACGGTACAGAGACTACACAAACTGTTGATGGATCAAATTATATAAGGGCTTTATCAGATAAAATAAATGAAACAACAGGAATAGGCAATTTAGTAAAAGCATATAATGGTAACTATGAAACAGATTCTAATGGTGATAAAACAGAACTTTATCCAAATCAAGATAATTTTTTATTAATTGAGTCAAAAGTTGATGGACCTGATGGAAATTTTGAAGGTAGAATTACTGTAGTTAAAAATGATGCTTCAGGAACTATAGCAGAATCGCGAAGTAATTATTTTGCAGATGAAGATTATAGTAGTGAGTCAGAATCAAGAACATTCTTAAGTATTTATGATAGTGAAATTACTGTAAAAAGTGGAATATTAAAACCACAATTAGATAATTTAGATTCTACTTCTTATAATAACAAGATACAAGACTATAAAGATAAATTAGACTCTTTTGCTCAAACTCTGAGTGACTTAACTGATGCATATATTAAAGATGGTGATGACTATATTTATGGTGATACAAGTATTGATGGATCTGCATCAACTTATTCTGATTCTGAAATAAATCAGTTAAACCTATTTTCAGGTGGAAGTGTAATGACACTTAAATTTAATGAAAATAATGTTAATGATTTAGAGCAAGAAGATTTGGACTATTTGGCAACTTTACAATGGAAAAAAGATATTTCTTTTACTGGTGAAGAGCAAGATAGTACAAATAGTTCAGTTGCTTCATTATCAGAGTTTTTTCAAGATATACGAATAAATGTTTCTTCAGATAAAGAAAGTAATGAGTTTTTATTAACAACACAAGAGACTATTCAACAATCACTAGAAAATACATATAATGAATTAACGAAAGTTGATTCAGATGAAGAAATGATAAACTTAATTAAATTCCAAGCAGCTTATTCTGCAAATGCGAAGATAATTACAGCAATCGATGAAATGTTACAAGTTTTACTTGGATTAAAAAGATAA
- the tilS gene encoding tRNA lysidine(34) synthetase TilS, with translation MNLDFSAVKESKNLLAFSAGIDSSALFFLLLEKDIDFDIAIVNYNTRDESKEELQYAKDLAKKYNKKIFYKEVELQSKSNFEKTARDIRYSFFKEIIQNNNYEILITAHQLNDKLEWFLMQLSKGAGLIELIGFNEFEIKDTYKIYKPLLTISKEELENYLQKRDIKYFIDSSNSDEKYKRNYFRHNFSDRFLDEYKDGIINSFIYLQEDIKSLNFKNKAIIEIEELEVFKNLDDDNLNIRIIDLSLKKRGVLLSKAQRKEILKQKSIVISNKISITIEDDYIWICPKSLKTMDKKFKEKCRILKIPKNIRAYVKEKEIEVKNLVL, from the coding sequence TTCTGCGGTAAAAGAGTCAAAAAATTTACTTGCTTTTTCAGCAGGTATTGACTCTTCTGCACTATTCTTTTTACTTTTAGAAAAAGACATAGATTTTGATATAGCAATTGTAAATTATAATACAAGAGATGAATCAAAAGAAGAACTTCAATATGCTAAAGACTTAGCAAAAAAATACAATAAAAAAATATTTTATAAAGAAGTAGAACTTCAATCAAAATCAAATTTTGAAAAAACTGCAAGAGATATTAGATACAGTTTTTTTAAAGAAATTATACAAAATAATAACTATGAAATATTAATTACAGCACATCAACTAAATGATAAATTAGAATGGTTTTTAATGCAACTAAGCAAGGGTGCAGGATTAATTGAATTAATTGGTTTTAACGAGTTTGAAATTAAAGATACGTATAAAATATACAAACCCTTACTTACTATTTCAAAAGAAGAATTAGAAAACTATCTTCAAAAAAGAGATATAAAGTATTTTATTGATTCAAGTAATAGTGATGAGAAGTATAAAAGAAATTATTTTCGTCATAATTTTTCTGATAGATTTCTTGATGAATATAAAGACGGGATAATTAACTCTTTCATCTACTTGCAAGAAGATATCAAGTCTTTAAACTTTAAAAATAAAGCAATAATAGAAATTGAAGAACTAGAAGTTTTTAAAAATTTAGATGATGATAATTTAAATATCAGAATTATTGATTTGTCATTAAAAAAAAGAGGTGTTTTATTATCAAAGGCTCAAAGAAAAGAGATTTTAAAACAAAAAAGTATTGTTATATCAAATAAGATTTCAATAACAATAGAAGATGATTATATTTGGATTTGTCCTAAGTCATTAAAAACAATGGACAAAAAGTTTAAAGAGAAGTGTAGAATATTAAAAATACCAAAAAATATTAGAGCTTACGTAAAAGAAAAAGAAATTGAAGTAAAAAATTTAGTGCTGTAA